The genomic DNA TTCTCGGCACCCATGCGAACTCCGCCCGGCGATCTGGAGAGAAACATTTGCAATGCACGCGGTTGAAGCCTTTTTGCCGTCTTGAGTCTCTCACCGGCTGGAGCCAGCGCAACTACGGATACACTACACCACACCCTCAAAATAGACCAACCCTCTACGTTGACAATGCTTGTAGGTGCAGAGCCGCCTGCCTTTCTTGCATTGGGGATCAGCCGTGCCGCAATGCTACCTTTTCTGGCCGGGCATTATATCTGCAATGAGTCCCGCAGAAGCAAGCCCGGGTTTCCCCCCAAAGGAGGGCTTTTGATTTCTTCGTCGACAGTTGTGCTGTTTCCGGTCTCCTCGACGACAGACTCCGATTCTCTCACAGTCACCGAGTCTTCAGTCAAAGGGAGGTGATATGCCAGGCTCATAAGATTGCCCGGGCTTCACCTAATCCCATCATCCTCTCCCTTCTTCCCGCCCCCCCTTTGCCAGAGCCCAGCCCGGTATGAGGCacttcgccatcgccgtcccGTCCCTGTGGCATCTGCTTCTCGTCTTCTtgctcgtcgaggccgtctgTTCGCTCGAGGTTACACCTGGCTCTGACTGTGCGGCGTTGTGCTTGGGCGGACCAAATGGCACGGCAATCGACACGGCGACATCTGGGACAAACTCGTCAGATATTGTCTGCGAAAACGACCAGTACCATTCAACAGGAAAAGGAATCAAGTTTAGGAACTGCGTCAGCTGCATGCAAAAAAGCCAGGCAGCCCAGGGATCGCAGAGCGACGCCGCATGGTTCCTCTGTAAGACTCAGCCTatggaagaaggggggggtcCCCTCGTGTAAGACGGGCGGCTAATCCGAGGTTCGCAGATAACATCAGATACACAGTAGATGTCTGCCTCTTTGACTTTCCCGAGGCCATTTCCAACATCAACTCTCCATGTATCATCAACAGCGCATGCCGTCCTCTCAAGAATGCCTTGACAGCCGGGCTCACCACGCCGGACGCGGACACGGCGTACGATTATTGCACCGCGGATGCCGATAGGTTTGCGAGCCCAAATTGGTGGTCCTGTGTTCGGTGTCTGCAGTCAAGCGACAGCCAGAGCTACCTCTCTAACTGTAAGCTTCACACAAGAACCCCCCCCGCCTCTTTGTTCCTTTCTCATAGAAGCGCATGCTGAACAAACACCCTCGCCTTACACAGTCTTGATTGCTCTTAAAGCCGGCTGCCAGCAAAAACCCGCCAACGGCAGTCTCCTCGGCCTGACCGGCCAGCTTTTCTCCACCGAAGCCGTCAACATCACCGAGTCGGCCACCAACACGACCATGCCGGGAGATGGCGGGGCCTCCGCCACAACCATGACGCTCGGCACCATCGtgggcatcgccgtcggcggtggcctcGTTTTCGTCGGAGCCATCTGCCTCTTCATCATCTACTGCCGCAAGCAGCGCAAGCAGAGGATGCAGGACGAAGCCGGCCTCCCTCCCCGGCTCCCCCGGAGCCACGCCAGCTCCGTTACCGCCATCAACAAGAGCCCTTACGCGCCCATCACCGACCACAAGAAGTCGTCGTCCGTCAACTCATACAACTACGAGCTGCAGGAGAAGCAGAACTTCAGCAGCAACGCCGACTACTACGACAGGCTCGAGCAGGACGTCCAGGTCGGCCGTGAGGCGGCGCACTACAACTTTGACCCCCACTCGGGCTTCCACGGCCCCAGCAGCGCCCTTCCCACGCACCCGGCCTATATCCCGCGCGCCATGAGCCGCCAGTCGAACCGCGCCAACaccccctcgccgccgaaccCTCGAAGGACCAACACGCCGGAATCGTACGCATTGCAGACCTACCTCACGGCCGGTGAGGACCCGGGCACGGGTGGCATCAGACCGCCACCGCAGGCTGCCGttgcgtcgtcgtcgtcgacgtcgcggaCGCCATCGCCCGCGAGGTCACACGGATcgcgcggcgacggcgcaaACGCGCAGCCGAAGCTCGTGAACAtccctccgccgccgccgggaggACCGCCCCCGACGCACAAAAAGTCACGGATTCCCTCCCTCTTACTCCCCTCAGTGCCGCGCATCCGCGTGCCGAAGCAGTACCCCCCGCCCCAGAtcatcgtcgagggcgcgACGCCTGTGGCGggccgcggcgaggcgggcggcgatATGCACATCTCCCAGCCGCTCACCTTCCACGGGCAGAGGTTCCAGGACAGGCCGTTGGCCGGCCATGCGATCATCTCCCAGGTGGCGGTCGCGAGAGAGGTCGACCCTCGTGAGTACGAGGGCGACATGCCCATCCGGAGCGGCAAGAGCACACTCTACGGATAGACCACGCCGGCACCTTCTCACATCTGGCGTAAAAGGCGACAGGCGTACACTCGACAAAACGATCGGGATTGGGTTCGGGGTAATAGCTTCTGGCGTTTGTGGCGGGCGGTTTTTCTGAATTTCTAGTACATGGGTCTCACGTGACATGGGACACAAAGACGATATTTTAAGAATCGAATTATACTCTTTGTTGTCGGTAATGCGATAGTGTCCTATCTTACAACTTTCTTCTACTCTCTCTCAACCCAGACGTCTTCCGGGTCCTCGGGTCCTCCACGAATCCGGCAGAACTCCACCCCCACCCTGAGACACGCCCGTGCTGCTGCCAGAGGTTTGCGCCGGcgcgcctccgccgccgcggacggCAGTGCCGTAGCCACGCTGGTTGAAGCGAGGTGTCTGTACAAGACGCGACAGAAAGGCGGGCGTAGGGATCAGATTGCGACCGCCGCTGAACTCGGGCCACACCCGGGACAAGAAGTCGTACAGGTGGGCGGCAATGAAGCCCATGAGCTGGATCATGAAGGTATAGTACCCGCCGGGGAACAGCAGCGACACAAGCATCATGCAGAACGGGGTCAGCTGGGCGGGAATAGTGACGAAGTAGAAGTTGGCCTTCATGCCACGTTGGTCCTGGGTGACTGTGCGACACATAGCGAGAATCAAAGCCGGCAGGAAGGCTCCTCCGCCCATAAGGTAGGTGCAGAGCGCCTGTGTGCGATATTAGCGCATGCTTCCCCTGGGCCAGAGCTGGGTTGGTCCATAGTGATGGTAACCGGGACAATAACGTGACATAGAGAAAACGACTAAGACAACCCAGAGGATTGATTGGTAAAATGTAGGGAGCTATAAAAACCACTCGAGCAACATTGAAAGGTTACACGAGCCATCCATAGACATCCCACCACGCCCACGCCACAAGCCAAGTCCTGTAAAGCGAAATGGACTGGTCGCGCCGTGAGGGTACTCTTCCTCATTTCCAGGAACCGCTATAGCTGTGGGTATCCACTATGCGGGCAGATAATATGAGGTGTAGTATGTGTAGGTGTAGCAAACAAGAGACGATGCTCTCTGCAGGTTGCAGCGCGCGGAGGAACTTTCCCGAGGACGCTGTTGGGTATCGTGGTGTTGGGCGGACTGCCGAGGGAGGGCAGCGACGATGTAGCAAACTTACCGTGATGACAGTGCACACGAACATGAGATACCAAATGACATCCTCGCGCCTGGCGAACCTTGGGTtgccgatctcgagggcAGTGAGGTACGTGTACAGGAAGTACGTGTCAAAGAGCAGGCCGAGTTGGGGGCCAGTAAGCAAGAAATTGGTCCCGAAACGCCAGATCTGAGGCGGGAACTGGAAAAGAAAGTCCGGCAGGAAGATAAACCAGTACGCCTTCACaatgccgaggaggacggacAGAGACGTGACAAAGGCGGCCGTCGCAAATGTTCTAGACGAGAGTCAGTACGTGCATCCGACGGTTGGTGAGGAGATGAAGTGCGCTTACCTTGCGACAGGTGGCGCTTGCCAGTAAACATCCAGAAACTCGGACATCTTGCCAAAGTTAAGGGTGATCTGGCGTGGTGAAAACTGGTGATGGTAAGTAGAGAAATGTGGTGAAGATGATGCAGATGGCAGATGGCAGCTTGCAATTGGCAGGCCGCCGTATTTTTATCTGCAGGCGTTGCGGGGGAGAACCAATGAGACACCAGGCTGCAGCGCTGATGTGTTGTTGGTGGTCATGTTCCTGACCCGTGTCCTCTCTGAAGGGGAATATTTTAATAAGCTAGAAGTAAAGGGAATCGTTCCTGCCTCGCGTTTTTCAATGCATTTTTTTCTGCCGCTGGGGCTTCCCTCTGAGTGGGCCTAAGCGGTGAAAACAGTATCTTGGTGGGGGACGTCTCCTGGTCCGTCGCTTGCGGTGCGCTGCAGTTACGGCAACCGCTGACAGTCGATACACTAGGTACTGGAGACAACCCCCCGGAGCCGCCACTGTTTGGCAAGTCTGACGCGAACGAACTCCACTGCTAAGCTCTCAATTGAACAGTCCGATCGACACCTCGATTGGACCTCTTAGTGGACCATTCCGAATAACTACCTCAACTCTAGGTACTTCGTTCGCTTCACGCCCTGCGGCTTAGCGTATCTAACATGACAAAACTTCCCAACAACTCTAGCTGTGATCTATTTTTCCAAACTCCCAGACTGTCAACGCCTCATTCACGTGCGGTAGTCGCCGTTGATGGTGATGTATTCGTGGCTGTAATCGCAGGTCCAGTACGTGGCCTCCTTGTCACCAGTGCCCAGCCTCACGATGATCTCCAAGTCCTCCAACTCCAGAATCTCGGAAGCCCTGGCCTCGTCAACCATCTCAGGCTCGCCGTTGACCAGCAGCTTCAGCTCAGGGGTGCCATCTGTAGGCACGAAGGAGACGTTGGTCTTCTCGGGGACGACCTCGGGAACATCGCtgacggcctggccgggCTCGGACACGAGCGAGTAACCAGTCGCGCATAGGATGCGGCCCCAGTT from Colletotrichum higginsianum IMI 349063 chromosome 3, whole genome shotgun sequence includes the following:
- a CDS encoding Exo-alpha-sialidase neuraminidase — translated: MRHFAIAVPSLWHLLLVFLLVEAVCSLEVTPGSDCAALCLGGPNGTAIDTATSGTNSSDIVCENDQYHSTGKGIKFRNCVSCMQKSQAAQGSQSDAAWFLYNIRYTVDVCLFDFPEAISNINSPCIINSACRPLKNALTAGLTTPDADTAYDYCTADADRFASPNWWSCVRCLQSSDSQSYLSNFLIALKAGCQQKPANGSLLGLTGQLFSTEAVNITESATNTTMPGDGGASATTMTLGTIVGIAVGGGLVFVGAICLFIIYCRKQRKQRMQDEAGLPPRLPRSHASSVTAINKSPYAPITDHKKSSSVNSYNYELQEKQNFSSNADYYDRLEQDVQVGREAAHYNFDPHSGFHGPSSALPTHPAYIPRAMSRQSNRANTPSPPNPRRTNTPESYALQTYLTAGEDPGTGGIRPPPQAAVASSSSTSRTPSPARSHGSRGDGANAQPKLVNIPPPPPGGPPPTHKKSRIPSLLLPSVPRIRVPKQYPPPQIIVEGATPVAGRGEAGGDMHISQPLTFHGQRFQDRPLAGHAIISQVAVAREVDPREYEGDMPIRSGKSTLYG
- a CDS encoding Centromere/microtubule-binding protein cbf5 — its product is MSEFLDVYWQAPPVARTFATAAFVTSLSVLLGIVKAYWFIFLPDFLFQFPPQIWRFGTNFLLTGPQLGLLFDTYFLYTYLTALEIGNPRFARREDVIWYLMFVCTVITALCTYLMGGGAFLPALILAMCRTVTQDQRGMKANFYFVTIPAQLTPFCMMLVSLLFPGGYYTFMIQLMGFIAAHLYDFLSRVWPEFSGGRNLIPTPAFLSRLVQTPRFNQRGYGTAVRGGGGAPAQTSGSSTGVSQGGGGVLPDSWRTRGPGRRLG